In the genome of Crassostrea angulata isolate pt1a10 chromosome 6, ASM2561291v2, whole genome shotgun sequence, the window CTGCTAACATCCAttccaacgagagatattaatttaagtttttgaacatgtttatcatttttttggtaaaataaataaagttccgTTCAGAATACAAGTTGCACAAACCCTGTGTTAAATAGGTTTGCGTATTTCATATTTCCCGCGTCGTGTGCTTTGACAATTACAATCGAATACCACTTCCTGTTTTTAATCTTCTGGGTAGTTTCAACATGGCGCCAACATGGCCAATGTTATGAGCTGCTACACGAGTACATGACATTATCTCAATGTCTGCATGGACAGTTATATCCTATAAGCATGTAGCCCTGCCTTGAAAGTAGAATTTTGTACTTGAGTTTACTTCTCTAAGACAGCATAATGGAAAGGAAGAAAGGTTATATCTATATGTTCACCATTCTGggtgtgtaatacatgtatcgtCTATTTAAACGATTTGATAACTTTACAGAGACATTTAGaaccaaacttttttttcaatgaatgatTCCACCTACGTGTATTAGCGTCGGGATCTGGATCCATTATATTTCCAACCAACTTTAAGTTGATAGTTGATCATAGGATACTGAGTCGTCCTAGTGTTCTTGACCGATTATCTCTGAAATGTTTACAAATGAGCCGCATACTTCCGCCATTCGACGACACTGTTCAGTTAGACGATATGCCTGTTGATATTTCAGATACTTCTCCGATCGTCCGCAACAATGACATCGCAGAGTCACACGTGCGAACCCCTGATGTGGAGGTGGTTGCTGGTGACATTTCCAAGCACCGAGCGTATTTCATGGTGTTTGTCCTGCTGTTCATCAATCTGCTCAACTACATGGATCGTTTCACCATAGCAGGTTTGTTTCCAAATCTACATGTGTCCTCTTTTTTGACATTACAATACCTTTAGAATATATATTTCCTTGTCTGTAAGATACCAACAAGAGATTTCCCTAATGCATTTAAACAATGTTAAACAGTAAATTGAGTTGAATTTGTGGCGTGgtaattaaattgtttgtaattaAATGAGGATCATTAAAAAAAGGGGGTTGACAATATcactcaattattttttttattatttttttccccaaaagtTTAGACAAACCCACAGTGGCTTGTCACAAATGTTTTGTCTTCTTACAAAAAGTTTGTGATGAGCCCTTGTGGACCAACAACATTTATTGTGTGCAAACACGTacattgtttcattttatttttgttacccaTTTTGTCGCCCAATTTTTAAAAGTAGTATTTTCATCACAGAACATGTGAAGAAATGTACCTTATTTGTTCATAATTGTTTGAgagttggtttttatttttcataaatttcacTTTGAATTCCTATTCATTTGCCACCTTAAAAGACCACAATTAACTTGGTGCTGCTTTTTaagtaattatatttaaaattctattCATTTCAGGAGTATTGGTGGACATCCAAAATTATTACCACATAGGGAACTCTGAGGCtggattgatacaaacagtgtTTATTGTCAGCTACATGATCTTTTCACCTATATTTGGTTACCTAGGTGACCGGTATAACAGGAAGTTCATCATGGGAGGAGGAATCACCTTATGGTCCCTTCTAACTCTCTCTGGGTCTTTCATAGGGAAAGATGTAAGTTTATATATTCTAATATAAGTTGATCAGACATTTTCGCTTGTTGGTTTTGAACACCAAACAAGTTATTATACTGGTGCTGTTGTCGATATGCTGTCTATGTTACTGCATTTATAGAATGTCTATAATAACTCAGAAACTTAGAACTCtgattgaaatatttatgtacTGGGTAGGTACAGTAAATTGATCAATACTTTTTAAGAAAGATGAATCCCATTTTGTTGGGACTGTAAATGTTGTTTGGAAGTATCATTTAAGTTACCAGGTATCATAACAATTAgcattaggccaaaaaaaaaattattcctgtTTCCTGTCGCCCGACCGACCCTATCTTTTACCCTCCGaccctaaaagttttttttgtgaTCATGATGGTGATCGGTAACTTCACCAGAATTTCCTCAAAAAGAGAAGTAAAAGTGCCTGGTCTTCTAAATTCACAATCGTGTAAACTGACCTCACTGGCAAAATAATGATAGTAAACTAATATACAGACATTTTTACTGCATAAATTAACCTTGTGGTTTTAGGATAACTTGCAACTATCTTATTTTCAGGGtttataaatacgggtgatgcaacaaCATACTGTGCATTGGAAATTACAAAAACGATGTATATTACTTTGAATCCTGATATATAGCAGTTAGTTAATGACCTGTTATTAGTTAATAACTGCAATAAATGTTAAAGTTATCATAAAACTGCTGTCTATATTATCTTGAAAATTAAACAGATCCTCTACATATTAATAACGTACGATAGTAagtgggtcaaagggttggactaataccccaAATACACGAAAGTACAGACACTGATTTGATATTGACATTAAGcttaaacaaaacagaaatatttatcCAGAAAAGGATAAATACATTCATACACATGTagattaaattttgcaaataatattagtttttatttttaatttaaattttttttttttcgatgcaGGTTGTTTTCTATACATTACATGCATAATAATACATAGACCTTTGGAAATTTTGAATCATCATTAACATACTGTGCACTGTGAACATACTTTTTTCTCATTATAACACACAttcttaaagtttttaaaaataaaatatttttcaaaaataaaaattttttcctacctacctaccctaatttttttggtCAGGTGACAGgaaacatgaatattttttttttggccttagccAAGCATATTTACTTGGAATATGAAAATCTAGATTTCAGAGAATTATGATTCCTGCATTTTGTTGAAACTTTGACATTATCTAACTAACATTCACTCAAATGGTTTTGagataaaaattcaaagatgttaatatattttttgtccAATGTCAATCAATGaattagtaaagaaaaatgaaGACTTCAAGCTACAAAAGGGACTACATAATGtgacattgaatattttttaaacctgATGCCTTTTGTTATGTGTCATGTCTGTTTGGATAATGAATTGATGCCAAAGCAACTCatagtcatatacatgtataaaaataatttatcaaaattttctaCCGTTTGTTTTACAGTATTTCTGGTTATTTTTACTAATACGTGGCTTAGTAGGCATAGGGGAAGCTAGTTACTCCACAATAGCTCCAACAATTATAGCAGACATGTTTGTCAAGGGAACCAGAACAAGGATGCTTATGTTCTTCTATTTTGCTATACCAGTGGGCAGGTAGGCAAACTGGTACCAGAACCAGTTTACTCTGTATGTGTCTGTGTGTGACTAAATCACTAACAACATTTTGTGTTACTTATTTCtctctttattatttttgtatcaTTAGTCCATGTAGTAAACCTTCATTATGTGATCATAGTAATTTTCCCAATTATAGGATATAATATGAACCTCCcaatattagtacatgtacctgctgTCATTATGCTGACATTTACACTTTTATTATTATGCTCTGCTGTTTCAAAAAAAACGATATCATTTACCGCAATTCCTTTTCGGGGGGGCATTCttgcttttttttattcattttagttCCACCCATTTGCATGAGGAGAAGAATAATTGTACCTGGATCACAATTAGCTGGTCCAAATCCtgtatatttttgctttcagtGAGCTTGCCAGGCTGGGCTATAGAGCTAGCTACTACATTTATGTAGCACAAGGTTAATAGTTCAAAGAGAGAAGCACAGTTTATAGATTCCTGGTTTGTTTCAGCATTTTTGGGCATTCATTCTAATTCGGGCAGCAGTAGGGATAGGGGAAGCCAGTTATTCCACAATTGCTCCCACCATTATTGCAGATCTGTTTGCTAAAGATCTACGTACAAGAATGcttatggtattttattttgCCATCCCAGTAGGAAGGTAGGAGTTATCTTTCATTGTTGGGATCTTAAGGGGATAGGTGATGTCTTTAATACTTTTAATGGGTTTTCACGTTAGGTTCACATAATTTTATGAAGATATTATTGTGAAAGATTTTCATAATGATGATTTCTgttaattccttattttacacgagtacttaattctgtgaTTCTGCTGTATCAAAttacaagaatataaaatcacaagCACAAATTTTTCTTTGTAGTTTTATATAGTCCAGAACTGTCtggaaaataaaagcaagattatAAAACCTGCAAGGGTTTCTTCTCACTATTTTacacggatattaattccttgagtttaataaggaatctacagtatcttAACTTTTTGCATGCCCTTTTCTAACACATCTGCTGATAATATGATTACTTTATGTTTGATATATATGTGATTTCTTTAATGATTTGCAATGATATATGATGTTTGTCCAATGAGTTATGTGTTTTATATCCCCTAGCCTTGGCGAGGAGATAGAATACACAACAAAATgggtaaaaattataattatagcaTTGCAAATCATGCTTCCTTGTTACATGTTTTACTAGTACATACTAAATCTTTTAATTGTTAAACTTTGATCTTTTGTATAAACAGCATAGTTCAAGTTTTAAGCTGCACATAGTTGTGCTTAAGTCAGCAACTTTATTCATGGGAAAAAAAGTTTCAAGCTTAGCAAACAAACATTGAGTTTTCGATTATATTCTTACCTTTTTTCGAAAGAAAATTTGTAAAACGGTATTATTTAAATGTTTCGCAATTATAACACTAGGACTTTTCAACTAGattattttgttactttttcaaACTATATACGTCAATCATCTGACCTAAAGCGAAGTAACGTTTTATTATCATGCCACATGGCATAAGAATTCACGgtgtaatattcaaaatttattatatgaGTGACATCCAGCCTCCTCATATTTAGctaaacatgtaataaatagcaaaatgcATGCATTGCATGATTTATATTGTGtacattgatttaaagaaataaatctattgtaatacaagtaccggtatatgtatTTCATAAAGTAATATAATTTAACAACAGAGGAATACCAACATTACATTAACCTaatctcaaaaagtatttcagataatcttttatttatcaaataggcctatatatatatttatcaattgttcttaattttatgaatcaaagaaatttctttctttttgttgttttcaacATACGGTttgcattttcttttatcattcTTCTTTCAGTGGATTAGGTTATGTGGTAGGAGCCAATATAGCGAAAGCATTTGGTGCGTGGCAGTGGGCACTTAGGGTAAGTGTCTGATAGTATGTCCTTCAGGAAAGAAGTATAAGTGATAGTGAACTTTATAAGTAAAGCAAGTCAAGGCATTGTTCTCGTAACACTTAGGATAAAGTTTGTTCATTGACAAACTTTGATGTGTTAATTTAATAACTTATAATCTTGACTGGATTCACATTAAACTTCAAAGACCTTTCTATAATGATTCATGGTGCAGCTTGCATATTGTAGAATATTACATAGCTGATGtatgataattaaaataaaaggcGTATTCTtcataataataatgtttttatCTATTCATGAGTTTTTGCaagttccttttttttttggttgagtATTGATACATCATAAAATGCATTTCAatacatctttatttttttcatttttttattccagTTCACACCAGTCTTGGGAATcatttgtgttattttgatatttattgtcTTGAAAGAGCCTCAAAGAGGCCATGCAGAGGGGGGAAGTCATTTACGTAATTCATCATATCTGCAAGATCTCAAAGAATTGGCTAAGACGTAAGTTATTTACCCGCTTTTCAAGCTTTGTTATGGCACAAAAATCTATATTACTGTCATAAAAGATGCAAATTTTTCAGCCTGAAATACATACATGATAATTTATGGATAACCTTTTATGTTTTACAGAAAGagttttgttttatcaactCTTGGTTTCACATGTGTTGCCTTTGTGACAGGAGCCCTAGCCCTCTGGGCTCCCTCCTATATGTTCAATGTCATCAAAGCCCAGGGGCAGGATGCAGACGAGGGAAAGTGAGTTGTTGTTTGATGAATCATGATTGAACAATTTCCTCCAAAAAGTCTACAGAGATCTTGATACCAAAATCATGGCTGAAATCAGTAAATGGCCTGCTGTTATTAATAGTATCTATTGAAAATCTCCACCTTGCAAGCCATACAAGTTTTAATCTATTTAATACAATAACAATTTTTACAacacaaacattttcttttcttactGATCAGATATTTTGAAGAATTGAAAACTATACTGtttgaaaagaatttaaaagaaatttcgTTCTCGCTTTTGAAGTGTTTAGTCAACTCTTAATGCCACCAGCAGAGGTAACCATCTTTCATGTTTTTATTCCAGCATTGCTTTCATCTTCGGCGGCATTACTGTGGCTGCAGGGTTCATTGGGGTTGCTTTGGGGGCTGAGGCATCTAGGCGGTACAAGAGAATAAACCCACGGGCAGATCCTCTTGTGTGTGCCTTTGGTCTGTTGATGTGTACCCCATTCTTATTCTTTGGTCTTTGGATTTCAGAGAGCAACATACCAGTGTCTTGGGTaagtacaatatcatataaactACATCTTCTGGGAATGTAAGTTATCCCCCCAAAAACCAACTTTGAGGAAAAATTGAGAATGTCAGATAGAAAAGAAACTTTACACGTACATTGTATACATGTGTGCACTAATTACTCTATGAAATCCATTTTATGAGTTGAATGCATTAACTACAAGATCTTTTAATATACTGGAtgttgtttgaataaatgaacaGAACAGAGGGGTGTTGTACCTTAAGCTATTCTAAccaatatttgtttgaaaatcagcttttgtcattacaaatttctAGATGTCATCGTTAAATGACAATTTTCCATGGTACTTGACTTCTTTGCAGGCTCTTATTTTCTTTGGAGAAACTTTCCTTTGTTTGAATTGGTCAATCATTGCTGATATTTTATTGGTAAGTAAAGGTTCTTTATGAGCGTAATCAGGTGAaatttgtagttttaaaaataaattgattttgaaaatatatgagGATCAATTTCacttatcaaatacatgtatttagaactACAGAATGTTTACAAGTCTAGATGATGAAAGTCTGGATGATATTTCAACAGATTAACAAGTGATTTGAGAAAATTTAACAGGCAAACTGCTTGACTTTTACAGTATGTTGTGATTCCTACCCGCCGTTCCACGGCTGAAGCAGTCCAGATTCTAATATCCCATGCCCTGGGGGACGCTGGAAGTCCCTATCTTATCGGAGTGGTAAGTGTTTTATTGTCTTCTACAAGGTACTTGATAGATATTGTGCTGTAGATATTGGTTTGACTCTACATTGCATGTGTATATCAGTACAGGTAAACTTTGTATACTTATGACTTGCAAATTAAAAAGTTCAAATATTTTGGCAAAAGCTTTGAAGTTCAAAGTATTATTCTGATGATACCATACTTGAAATATGTATATCTGTAAGCCTCAATCTTGACATTTGATTCTTGAACCTGAAGATCAACTTACAGGGGTTAAACATTTATCATTGCTGATCTGTTCATGAAGTTTGAAGACTGAATGACAATTGAccttaggtagcaagggacagtttcgaataaagtacccgtcaatatttttgtaaaattgagagttgctgtacttgaaggcttatgagtgttgctaaaattcatgaaatgatttttaatgattatcattagttagaggggtgtctcttgttgaaattgatatgcaatatgtaggccccttatgttaggtacatgagaatcagaagtaaaatgcgaaacctgcggctatgactgttgtgctgactttacacagtgaaattgcaagttacagacgggaggtaaaataacacgaaaagtaggtggatgggacattgtaaactatacactggtaagtttctgacatgtgataatgcaacatgcacgcggtacggaaggtcaaccctctgcagggaattagctgggggaggtctaaaaagctgaaaaatcatgaaaaattagcaaaatatgaaagggtcaaaatctcataaaaaccagtatgtagagaattttacaggttttgactagtacttttcttcagaaattggtgactggccttataaagagtgaattaaaggtatttgtgctgaatgggaactgaggaaattctagttacagagttccgaagacatgcatcccttggctacaatggattgtatcaaaaaaactgtcccctgccaccttcaagactacatggtattttcatatttctcctttaactgtaattttgagtggattttgtaccataagtaatacattttgtgaaaatggatgattttcttggctatagatgtcattacatgatttattagctaaaatattcaaggggagtaactccctcttaaatgtgtggaatgaccaccactagagtaaattggctaagagagtaggtatttcctatcctgatgacaattaataggcttcagttaattactgagataagaataaatattttaaaacagtttttatcaattaaatcattaaatttatgaatttgcagccattttgctgtctgattttatgaaataacattaagccacctgacttatatcacccaattttttttaaacagcatatttttatatcaagtgaactttacatgtagacaaatgcagttatcaaagtatacaatatgtcaaaaaactcaagtttttgctccttcctatcaaaaaatggtattttagatgtatttacagaattgaaaaagccaccccctctttccaatggactccattaccattacatgtaggatatgtaaatgtacatttgaccttgaaataacatctgctatgataattactcttgaaatgaataaaaaacaacatattttttacccttttattgtatatattcatcaataatatagaaaaacatgtaaaatttgaacatttttcatggaattctcatccgtccccaggtacccgggtgtatttgaatttcattttaattaaacacacacatcacacttgtaggtcttactaatttagcaaagttaaaaggagactagaaaccagaatatgtaagatatccactaaatatgattttaggcttagtttttcatgaaaacaagaaatcacatgttgggcgacatgattttttctgaataaaaatgctacaaatcatccatttaccaaaaaaagatcaattttagatatcagtgttggttgtttttaaatatgtgtaagaaatgactcaaggaaactgccaaaagtttcataatattaggttaaagtgttcaaactaatccttcttgtgaaaatcaaaagatagggggagggtatacatgtagagggatttctaagtgatgtgatgcttttatcataataatatcaagccaatgtatgtagttttgaataaggtttcttatttaagaaggttgaacaacagttgacctctaaaagattaggtaaagatgctttatttaagGAGaaccctatgaatctgtgttaaatagaggaaagtggaaatggtgggttcacttaaatggccatatttttcttaaacctcaatggaattgtcaaaatgtggtgtactttttctcagaatagcataaaccttttaattttaagacaagatgacttttcagagaatgttagtgtatgttaaaggtagcaagggacagtttcgaataaagtacccgtcaatatttttgtaaaattgagagttgctgtacttgaaggcttatgagtgttgctaaaattcatgaaatgatttttaatgattatcattagttagaggggtgtctcttgttgaaattgatatgcaatatgtaggccccttatgttaggtacatgagaatcagaagtaaaatgcgaaacctgcggctatgactgttgtgctgactttacacagtgaaattgcaagttacagacgggaggtaaaataacacgaaaagtaggtggatgggacattgtaaactatacactggtaagtttctgacatgtgataatgcaacatgcacgcggtacggaaggtcaaccctctgcagggaattagctgggggaggtctaaaaagctgaaaaatcatgaaaaattagcaaaatatgaaagggtcaaaatctcataaaaaccagtatgtagagaattttacaggttttgactagtacttttcttcagaaattggtgactggccttataaagagtgaattaaaggtatttgtgctgaatgggaactgaggaaattctagttacagagttccgaagacatgcatcccttggctacaatggattgtatcaaaaaaactgtcccctgccaccttagatatatttgacaaacaaaataaaattgttatgtCGCTTGACTTGATGACAGCAACAGACTGAACTAAAAATGATACAGGTTATTCACTTGTCAAACCCAACTTTTGATCAAATGGCTCTCAAGATAAAATGTACGAGTATTGCACAATACTCTCAACAGACTGAGTGAATCAGAGGGAGACATATGAATCTAATGAATATCTTGATGGGAACAAAATGctttggtacatgtacaagtagtAATCAAATGTATTATACCTCAATCTACttatttttcactatttttaaaagaataaatcagTCTATTTTCTTGATTCCCTTAGAATTACTGTAAACAGATTCCATGCAAAACAGACTGAGTCCCTGCAAAAATATGCATCATTTTGATGAACTCTATGGTATTCTTTAATTGTACATTGAAATATGTTGTGTACCAATGTTTTAATCTAttgttattagtcccctaccccctaccggtttcaccggaggagactatagctttcctctgcgtccgtcaatccgtttgtctgtccgtctgtccgtctgtccgtctgtctgtaaacttttcacattttcaacatcttctcaagaaccactgggccaattttaaccatcttggcacaaagcatccttagcctaaggggattcaaagttgtgaaaaataaggaccacgcccttttgcaaaggaagataattaggaatttatgaaaattttcgagaaattttcaaaaatcttcttctcatgaaccgtaagaccaggaaagctgaaacttacgtgaaagcatcttcaggtagtgtagattcaaatttgtgaaaatcatgacccccgggggtagggtggggccacaatggggggtcgaagtttaacataggaatatatagagtaaatctttaaaaatcttcttctcagaaactaatcagccaggaaagctgaaacttgtgtggaagcattttctggtagtgtagattcaaagctgtgaaaatcatgacccctgggtgtaggatggggccacaatggggggtcgaagattaacataggaatatatagagttaatctttaaaaatcttctcagaaactaatcagccaggaaagctgacacttgtgtgaaagcatcctctgatagtgtagattcaaagttgtgaaaatcatgacccccggggatagggtggggccacaatgggggggggtcaaacttttacataggaatatatagagtaaatctttaaaaatcttcttctcagaaactaatcagccaggaaagctggaacttgtgtggaagcatcctcaggtaatgtagattcaaatttttgaaaatcatgacccccgggggtagggtggggccacaatgaggggttggagtttaacataggaatatatagagtaaatctttaaaaatcttcttctcagaaactaatcagccaggaaagctgaaacttgtgtggaagctttttctggtagtgtagattcaaagttgtgaaaatcatgacccctgggtgtaggatggggccacaatggggggtcgaagattaacataggaatatatagagttaatctttaaaaatcttctcagaaactaatcagccaggaaagctgacatttgtgtgaaagcatcctctggtagtgtagatacaaagttgtgaaaattatgtccCCCGGggataggatggggccacaatggggggttgaagtttaacataggaatatatagagtaaatctttaaaaatcttcttctcagacactaatcagccaggaaagctgaaacttgtgtgaaaggtagtgtagatacaaagttgtgaaaatcatgacccccgggggtaggatggggccacaatggggggtcgaagtttaacacatgaatacatgtatatagagtaaatttttaaaaatcttcttctcagaaactaatcagccaggaaagctgaaacttgtgtggaagcatcctcaggtaatgtagattcaaagttgtgaaaatcatgacccccgggggcagggtggggccactaTGGGGGGTTGAatttaaacataggaatatttagagtaaatctttaaaaatcttcttctcagaaactaatcagctagatgattctttataattgttaagactttggccccaggacaattctttggctatacaagaaggttcagagtttgatttaggtttatatcccatatataaactattgtttaggatctttttgagaactgcaatactcaacatatgatatgactaaaaaatcatcctgttagaaaagggactaatgattataa includes:
- the LOC128187974 gene encoding protein spinster homolog 1-like isoform X2, producing the protein METEEEYGLANQKSPSTVELMAVKNHKKSYTSPIVRNNDIAESHVRTPDVEVVAGDISKHRAYFMVFVLLFINLLNYMDRFTIAGVLVDIQNYYHIGNSEAGLIQTVFIVSYMIFSPIFGYLGDRYNRKFIMGGGITLWSLLTLSGSFIGKDYFWLFLLIRGLVGIGEASYSTIAPTIIADMFVKGTRTRMLMFFYFAIPVGSGLGYVVGANIAKAFGAWQWALRFTPVLGIICVILIFIVLKEPQRGHAEGGSHLRNSSYLQDLKELAKTKSFVLSTLGFTCVAFVTGALALWAPSYMFNVIKAQGQDADEGNIAFIFGGITVAAGFIGVALGAEASRRYKRINPRADPLVCAFGLLMCTPFLFFGLWISESNIPVSWALIFFGETFLCLNWSIIADILLYVVIPTRRSTAEAVQILISHALGDAGSPYLIGVISDALATKYPKDERLSPSVESSTLRNAFYITPFVCVIGGGFFLATALFIQKDREKAEKITKVGGPTLNINGGIDNPNLTLGENDSITVANPDRSNVL
- the LOC128187974 gene encoding protein spinster homolog 1-like isoform X1, giving the protein METEEEYGLANQKSPSTVELMAVKNHKKSYTSPIVRNNDIAESHVRTPDVEVVAGDISKHRAYFMVFVLLFINLLNYMDRFTIAGVLVDIQNYYHIGNSEAGLIQTVFIVSYMIFSPIFGYLGDRYNRKFIMGGGITLWSLLTLSGSFIGKDHFWAFILIRAAVGIGEASYSTIAPTIIADLFAKDLRTRMLMVFYFAIPVGSGLGYVVGANIAKAFGAWQWALRFTPVLGIICVILIFIVLKEPQRGHAEGGSHLRNSSYLQDLKELAKTKSFVLSTLGFTCVAFVTGALALWAPSYMFNVIKAQGQDADEGNIAFIFGGITVAAGFIGVALGAEASRRYKRINPRADPLVCAFGLLMCTPFLFFGLWISESNIPVSWALIFFGETFLCLNWSIIADILLYVVIPTRRSTAEAVQILISHALGDAGSPYLIGVISDALATKYPKDERLSPSVESSTLRNAFYITPFVCVIGGGFFLATALFIQKDREKAEKITKVGGPTLNINGGIDNPNLTLGENDSITVANPDRSNVL